One genomic segment of Arachis duranensis cultivar V14167 chromosome 4, aradu.V14167.gnm2.J7QH, whole genome shotgun sequence includes these proteins:
- the LOC107486813 gene encoding uncharacterized protein LOC107486813, whose translation MNFIIWNCRGVGGKGFPTLIRDLRREFEANFIILLETHVNGDRGNKIREKMGFDGVFVEESRGHSGAIYGSPQRGQRKELWSCLNSISQNISSPWCIAGDFNAMLHAHERKGGSLNQIQGACTDFQTCVSECGLMDLGFSGWPFTWKRGNLFERLDRGLCNLDWQIIFPDVKVKHLAMMKSDHTPLLFQLASPQPFNRRRRPFRFTAAWLTHSDFGNVVKNNWSWQNSWSNCISNFQDAVRIWNSSVFGNIFFKKNRILRRLNGIATSLNLNSNFF comes from the exons AGAGATCTGAGGAGAGAGTTTGAAGCTAATTTCATAATTCTTCTTGAAACCCATGTTAATGGGGACCGTGGCAATAAGATTCGAGAAAAGATGGGTTTTGATGGCGTCTTTGTGGAGGAATCTAGAGGGCACTCGGGAG CTATCTATGGCAGTCCTCAAAGAGGTCAGAGAAAGGAGTTATGGAGTTGTCTTAATTCTATTAGTCAGAATATCTCTTCCCCATGGTGTATTGCTGGTGATTTTAATGCCATGCTTCACGCTCACGAAAGGAAGGGAGGATCATTGAatcagatccagggagcttgtACTGATTTTCAAACTTGTGTGTCTGAATGCGGGTTGATGGATTTGGGTTTTTCTGGCTGGCCGTTTACTTGGAAGCGAGGAAATTTAtttgagagacttgaccgaggTTTGTGCAACTTGGATTGGCAAATTATCTTCCCTGATGTTAAAGTCAAACACTTGGCTATGATGAAGTCAGATCATACTCCTCTCTTATTTCAGCTTGCTTCTCCTCAACCCTTTAACAGAAGAAGGAGACCTTTTCGTTTTACTGCAGCATGGCTTACTCATTCAGATTTCGGTAATgttgtaaaaaataattggaGCTGGCAGAACTCTTGGTCTAATTGTATTTCAAATTTCCAAGATGCTGTTAGAATTTGGAACTCTTCTGTATTTGGGAATATCTTCTTCAAAAAGAATAGGATTCTTCGTAGATTAAATGGTATTGCCACCAGTCTTAATTTGAAtagcaattttttttag